A single region of the Streptomyces sp. NBC_01381 genome encodes:
- a CDS encoding ATP-binding protein, whose amino-acid sequence MPTNATPQVPVTVRMFTQRLSSTPRGARLARHLVAHRLDAWGYPYASEANETVTLIAAELAANAVRHGRVPGRDFRIRLFEAGDRTVRVEVTDQRGERLPVVADVTADGEGGRGLLLVAALAERWGVERGSGGSGGAGRGPAKTVWAEVAVGSG is encoded by the coding sequence ATGCCGACGAATGCCACCCCCCAAGTCCCGGTCACCGTACGTATGTTCACGCAGCGCCTGAGCTCTACACCCCGAGGCGCCCGCCTCGCCCGACACCTCGTGGCGCACAGGCTGGACGCGTGGGGCTACCCGTACGCGTCCGAGGCCAACGAGACCGTGACGCTCATCGCCGCCGAACTCGCCGCCAACGCTGTGCGGCACGGGCGGGTGCCGGGGCGGGACTTCCGGATCCGCCTCTTCGAGGCGGGGGATCGGACCGTACGCGTAGAGGTGACGGACCAACGCGGCGAACGGCTGCCTGTGGTGGCCGACGTGACCGCTGATGGTGAGGGCGGGCGGGGGCTGCTTCTGGTTGCGGCCCTCGCGGAGAGGTGGGGTGTGGAGCGGGGTTCGGGCGGTTCGGGAGGTGCGGGCCGAGGCCCGGCGAAGACCGTCTGGGCCGAAGTGGCCGTCGGGTCAGGGTGA
- a CDS encoding GNAT family N-acetyltransferase: protein MTTVRPGLASPERPPEAVAHPLDNPAYGALAGPHARFAERRGRVLRYQLDVSPWLALPDDPGPDDWADLARLAGPGAEVPLPGVRAPLPEGWEVTFDMEGVQLVDESVAPAPDPEAVRLGPADVPEMLDLVERTQPGPFLPRTVELGTYLGIRRGGALIAMAGERLHPPGWTEISAVCTDPAHRGEGLASRLVLAVAAGIRARDEIPFLHTSARNTDAIRLYESLGFRLRRRTRFVAARVPGAGL from the coding sequence GTGACCACCGTCCGGCCCGGCCTCGCGAGCCCCGAACGCCCGCCGGAAGCGGTCGCCCACCCGTTGGACAACCCGGCCTACGGAGCGCTCGCCGGACCGCACGCCCGTTTCGCCGAGCGCCGCGGCCGGGTCCTGCGGTACCAGCTCGACGTGTCTCCGTGGCTGGCCCTGCCCGACGATCCCGGCCCCGACGACTGGGCCGACCTGGCGCGCCTCGCCGGACCGGGCGCCGAGGTGCCGCTGCCCGGTGTCCGGGCGCCGCTGCCGGAAGGGTGGGAGGTCACGTTCGACATGGAGGGCGTCCAGCTGGTCGACGAGTCGGTGGCCCCCGCGCCGGATCCGGAAGCGGTCCGCCTCGGCCCCGCCGACGTACCGGAGATGCTGGACCTGGTGGAACGCACCCAGCCGGGCCCGTTCCTGCCCCGAACCGTGGAACTCGGCACCTACCTGGGCATACGCCGGGGCGGCGCCCTCATCGCCATGGCCGGGGAGCGGCTGCATCCGCCGGGCTGGACGGAGATCAGCGCGGTGTGCACCGACCCGGCCCACCGCGGCGAGGGCCTGGCCTCCCGCCTCGTCCTCGCGGTGGCCGCCGGCATCCGGGCTCGCGACGAGATCCCGTTCCTCCACACGTCGGCGCGCAATACCGACGCCATCCGGTTGTACGAGTCGCTGGGCTTCCGGCTGCGGCGCAGGACGCGGTTTGTGGCGGCGCGGGTTCCGGGGGCCGGGCTCTGA
- a CDS encoding beta-glucosidase — MPARTRRELLKQLGGTAATFAFVAAAGSAAAAVPASGTASGPASATAEGAGSPGAAAAMRRVRGIVARLTLDEKISLVHGATDPRRVGQAGYLPGIERLGIPELRLSDGPAGVNVTKSATGLPPVSTLGSSFNLELAREYGAVMGREGRTLEMDVLLAPQIELSRTPFFSRNKDQSGEDPYLNGLIGAAQVEGVQAQGMLAQAKHFLANNQRLHEFDREKPENSYDFIVDDRTLHELYLPAFEAVVRAGVSSVMSAYNHLNGKWNSEQSTTLTDILRGELGFKGFVTSDWGATHSTAALEAGQDMQMWDGSFYGEPLKKAIKDGSIPEAALDTAVSRILGRYDAFGMLDGSRVPARKRIDVEAGARVAREVAVQGAVLLANDGGLPLSPTALRDLALIGPTAGQVATSVSGERAYGFEERLVSPLAALRRTTGRKIAYEVGVDLTGTAVPASAFPEGLARKGGGGTDKRVDFVGSEALPVGTTAEWTGTFVPPTTGEYALKIQGWGAAVSLSLDGKELTTAAGARDSFARKWSSIVPTTDGLDNGQAEPVELTCGRSYKVVVKATGWAATIAERGRVQVRFAWVTPEQRTASITAAARLARRVHTPVVFAFNGSGGSVGGGGDFSTLTLPAHQDELITAVAKANPRTVVVLTTGCPATMPWRRQVGTILHTGYVGQEGGWSTADLLTGRANPGGKATVTWPKKDTDHPTLDPAHPERYYGVDGVVTYSEGIFTGYRGFDKAAIEPLFPFGHGLSYTEFGYSRLSVRREGAGYEVSFTVTNRGRRKGAEVPQVYVGAPRGTDVEMAVKTLAAFDRVELRPGQSRRVTLRVDERQLSYWDTEGGRWVRPEGRRAVYVGSSSRDIRLTGAAS; from the coding sequence ATGCCTGCAAGGACCCGCCGTGAACTTCTGAAGCAATTGGGTGGCACCGCCGCCACGTTCGCCTTCGTGGCCGCCGCAGGGTCGGCCGCCGCGGCCGTGCCCGCATCCGGGACCGCATCTGGGCCCGCATCCGCGACCGCAGAAGGCGCAGGCTCCCCGGGCGCGGCCGCCGCCATGCGCCGCGTCCGGGGGATCGTCGCCCGCCTGACCCTTGACGAGAAGATCAGCCTGGTCCACGGCGCCACCGACCCCCGCAGAGTCGGGCAGGCGGGCTACCTGCCGGGCATCGAGCGCCTCGGCATACCGGAGCTGCGCCTGTCCGACGGCCCGGCGGGCGTGAACGTCACCAAGTCCGCGACCGGCCTCCCGCCCGTCTCGACACTCGGCTCCTCCTTCAACCTCGAACTCGCCCGCGAGTACGGGGCGGTGATGGGCCGCGAGGGCCGCACCCTGGAGATGGACGTCCTGCTGGCCCCGCAGATCGAGCTCTCCCGAACGCCCTTCTTCAGCCGCAACAAGGACCAATCAGGCGAGGACCCGTACCTCAACGGCCTGATCGGCGCCGCCCAGGTCGAGGGCGTGCAGGCGCAGGGCATGCTCGCCCAGGCCAAGCACTTCCTCGCCAACAACCAGCGCCTGCACGAGTTCGACCGCGAGAAGCCGGAGAATTCGTACGACTTCATCGTCGACGACCGCACCCTGCACGAGCTGTACCTGCCCGCGTTCGAGGCCGTCGTCCGCGCCGGCGTCTCCTCCGTGATGTCGGCGTACAACCACCTCAACGGCAAGTGGAATTCCGAACAGAGCACCACCCTCACCGACATCCTCCGCGGCGAACTCGGCTTCAAGGGCTTCGTCACATCCGACTGGGGCGCCACCCACTCCACGGCCGCGCTCGAAGCCGGCCAGGACATGCAGATGTGGGACGGCTCGTTCTACGGAGAGCCCCTGAAGAAGGCGATCAAGGACGGCTCCATCCCCGAGGCCGCCCTGGACACCGCGGTCTCCCGCATCCTGGGCCGGTACGACGCCTTCGGCATGCTCGACGGCAGCCGGGTCCCCGCCCGAAAGCGGATCGACGTCGAGGCCGGCGCACGCGTGGCCCGCGAAGTCGCGGTCCAAGGCGCGGTGTTGCTGGCCAACGACGGCGGACTCCCGCTGTCGCCCACCGCCTTGCGCGACCTCGCGCTCATCGGCCCGACCGCGGGCCAGGTCGCGACATCGGTCTCGGGCGAGCGTGCGTACGGCTTCGAGGAGCGCCTGGTCAGCCCGCTCGCCGCACTGCGCCGCACGACAGGGCGGAAGATCGCGTACGAGGTCGGGGTCGACCTCACGGGCACGGCTGTCCCCGCATCCGCGTTCCCCGAGGGCCTGGCCCGCAAGGGCGGTGGCGGCACGGACAAGAGGGTCGACTTTGTCGGCTCCGAAGCGCTTCCGGTCGGCACGACGGCCGAGTGGACCGGCACCTTCGTGCCGCCCACAACGGGCGAGTACGCGCTCAAGATCCAGGGCTGGGGCGCGGCGGTCTCGCTGAGCCTGGACGGCAAGGAACTGACGACCGCGGCGGGCGCCCGTGACAGCTTCGCGCGCAAGTGGTCCTCGATCGTCCCGACCACGGACGGTCTCGACAACGGCCAGGCCGAGCCCGTGGAGCTCACCTGCGGCAGGTCGTACAAGGTCGTGGTCAAGGCGACCGGCTGGGCGGCGACCATCGCCGAACGCGGCCGGGTCCAGGTGCGGTTCGCCTGGGTGACGCCTGAGCAGCGCACCGCGTCCATCACCGCGGCGGCTCGCCTAGCCCGGCGCGTGCACACCCCGGTCGTCTTCGCGTTCAACGGCTCGGGCGGCTCGGTGGGCGGTGGCGGCGACTTCAGCACCCTCACGCTCCCCGCCCACCAGGACGAGCTGATCACGGCGGTCGCCAAGGCCAACCCGCGTACGGTCGTCGTCCTCACGACCGGCTGCCCCGCGACGATGCCGTGGCGCCGCCAGGTCGGCACGATCCTGCACACCGGGTACGTCGGCCAGGAGGGCGGCTGGTCCACCGCCGACCTGCTCACCGGCCGCGCGAACCCGGGCGGCAAGGCCACGGTGACCTGGCCGAAGAAGGACACGGACCACCCCACCCTGGACCCCGCACACCCCGAGCGCTACTACGGCGTCGACGGAGTGGTCACGTACAGCGAAGGCATCTTCACCGGCTACCGAGGCTTCGACAAGGCGGCCATCGAGCCCCTGTTCCCCTTCGGGCACGGCCTGTCCTACACGGAGTTCGGCTACAGCCGCCTCTCCGTGCGCCGCGAGGGCGCGGGCTACGAGGTGTCGTTCACGGTGACCAACCGGGGCCGCCGCAAGGGCGCGGAGGTGCCGCAGGTGTACGTGGGCGCGCCGCGCGGCACGGACGTCGAGATGGCGGTGAAGACGCTGGCGGCCTTCGACCGCGTGGAGCTACGGCCGGGGCAGTCGCGCCGGGTCACGCTGCGAGTGGACGAGCGCCAACTGTCGTACTGGGACACGGAAGGTGGCCGGTGGGTGCGTCCCGAGGGCCGCCGCGCGGTGTACGTGGGGTCGTCGTCGCGGGACATCAGGCTGACGGGGGCGGCGAGTTGA
- a CDS encoding FBP domain-containing protein, with the protein MEPIGEKEIRASFVNCSKGEARRLTLPAGFTETPWSDLDFLGWRDPKAPDRGYVVTERDGAYVGIALRASTGARKSMLKSSICSVCVTPQSGSGITLLVAPLSGPAGRQGNSVGIYICADLACSLYVRGKKTTALARRFEESLTLEEQNARTVANLHGFLDKVLESSPTAA; encoded by the coding sequence ATGGAACCCATCGGCGAGAAAGAGATCCGCGCGTCCTTCGTCAACTGCTCCAAGGGCGAGGCCCGCCGGCTCACACTCCCCGCCGGCTTCACCGAGACGCCCTGGTCAGACCTTGACTTCCTCGGCTGGCGCGACCCCAAGGCCCCGGACCGGGGCTATGTCGTGACGGAGCGGGACGGGGCGTACGTGGGCATCGCGCTGCGGGCGTCGACCGGCGCGCGCAAGAGCATGCTCAAGTCCAGCATCTGCTCGGTCTGCGTGACCCCGCAGTCCGGCTCGGGCATCACCCTGCTGGTCGCTCCGCTGTCCGGTCCCGCGGGCCGGCAGGGCAACTCGGTCGGCATCTACATCTGCGCGGACCTGGCCTGCTCGCTCTACGTACGCGGCAAGAAGACGACGGCATTGGCCCGCCGCTTCGAGGAAAGCCTCACCCTCGAGGAGCAGAACGCCCGCACGGTGGCGAATCTGCACGGCTTCCTGGACAAGGTCCTCGAGAGTTCCCCGACGGCGGCCTGA
- a CDS encoding DUF899 domain-containing protein — MTTAPDDPTTALTGRPPIVDLDTWQTERDKLLVREKAHTHEGDAIAAARRRLPMVEFDGTVEVVGPDGPVPFLELFQGRDELVVYKHMWHDGEPHQGQCAGCTTTAWHAKDAVYLNARGVSFAIVTTGRWDEVAPYVEFMGYTQPWYSVRGVEEPVGGEMGYLTCYLRDGDRVFLTYSTTGRGNEPVNGSFGLLDMTPYGRGEAWEDKPEGWPEGHESCWFWSADADGNATWGPTGRPVPQWTRPGATPVEPGGRHGDQD, encoded by the coding sequence ATGACCACCGCACCGGACGACCCGACCACCGCGCTGACCGGCCGGCCGCCCATCGTCGACCTGGACACCTGGCAGACCGAACGCGACAAGCTTCTGGTCCGCGAGAAGGCCCACACCCACGAGGGCGACGCGATCGCCGCGGCCCGCCGCCGGCTGCCGATGGTGGAGTTCGACGGGACGGTCGAGGTCGTCGGACCCGACGGCCCGGTCCCGTTCCTGGAACTGTTCCAGGGGCGCGACGAGCTCGTGGTCTACAAGCACATGTGGCACGACGGAGAGCCGCACCAGGGGCAGTGCGCGGGCTGCACCACAACGGCCTGGCACGCGAAGGACGCCGTCTATCTCAACGCCCGCGGCGTCTCGTTCGCCATCGTGACCACCGGCCGTTGGGACGAGGTGGCCCCGTACGTCGAGTTCATGGGCTACACCCAGCCCTGGTACTCGGTGCGCGGCGTAGAGGAGCCGGTCGGCGGTGAAATGGGCTACCTCACCTGCTATCTGCGCGACGGCGACCGCGTGTTCCTCACCTACTCCACGACGGGCCGCGGCAACGAGCCGGTCAACGGCTCCTTCGGCCTGCTCGACATGACGCCCTACGGCCGCGGCGAGGCCTGGGAGGACAAGCCCGAAGGCTGGCCCGAGGGGCACGAGTCGTGCTGGTTCTGGAGCGCGGACGCGGACGGGAACGCCACCTGGGGCCCGACCGGCCGCCCCGTACCGCAGTGGACCCGCCCCGGCGCGACCCCGGTGGAACCCGGCGGCCGGCACGGCGATCAGGACTGA
- a CDS encoding 6-phospho-beta-glucosidase gives MRLVILGGGGFRVPLVYGALLGDHAEGRVTEVVLHDLDAARLGAVTRVLADQAVGVPDAPAVTATTDLDEALRGADFVFSAIRVGGLEGRAADERVALAEGVLGQETVGAGGIAYGLRTVPVAVDIARRVRELAPDAWVINFTNPAGLVTEAMSRELGDRVIGICDSPVGLGRRVARILGGDPDSAFIDYVGLNHLGWLRGLRIDGRDELPRLLGDDALLGSFEEGRLFGAEWLRSLGAVPNEYLHYYYFNREAVRAYQEAEQTRGAFLRDQQARFYDELGRGEVSASSSSSSAWKAWDATRAEREATYMAENREAAGVGERAEEDLESGGYEKVALALMRAIARDERATLILNVRNRTTLSALDGDAVIEVPCSVDANGAHPMAVDPLPLHATGLVCAVKAVEREVLAAASSGSRATAVKAFALHPLVDSVAVARRLVEGYRGVHPGLAYLNGA, from the coding sequence GTGAGGCTGGTCATTCTCGGTGGTGGCGGATTCCGCGTCCCGCTCGTGTACGGGGCGCTGCTCGGCGATCACGCCGAGGGCCGGGTCACCGAAGTCGTGCTGCACGACCTGGACGCGGCGCGGCTCGGGGCGGTCACCCGCGTGCTTGCCGACCAGGCCGTGGGGGTACCGGACGCGCCCGCCGTCACGGCCACGACCGATCTCGACGAGGCCTTGCGCGGCGCGGACTTCGTGTTCTCCGCGATCCGGGTGGGGGGCCTCGAAGGGCGTGCGGCCGACGAGCGGGTCGCGCTGGCCGAGGGGGTCCTCGGGCAGGAGACGGTGGGCGCGGGCGGCATCGCGTACGGGCTCCGCACCGTGCCGGTCGCCGTCGACATCGCCCGGCGGGTGCGTGAACTCGCCCCCGACGCCTGGGTGATCAACTTCACCAACCCGGCGGGGCTCGTCACCGAGGCGATGTCCCGGGAGCTCGGCGATCGCGTCATCGGCATCTGCGACTCTCCGGTGGGCCTGGGGCGGCGGGTGGCGCGCATCCTCGGCGGTGACCCGGACTCGGCGTTCATCGACTACGTGGGCCTCAACCACCTCGGCTGGCTGCGCGGCCTGCGGATCGACGGGCGGGACGAATTGCCGCGGCTGCTCGGCGACGACGCGCTGCTCGGCTCGTTCGAGGAAGGGCGGCTCTTCGGGGCGGAGTGGCTGCGGTCATTGGGGGCCGTGCCGAACGAGTACTTGCACTACTACTACTTCAACCGCGAGGCGGTGCGGGCGTACCAGGAGGCGGAGCAGACGCGGGGGGCGTTTCTGCGGGACCAACAGGCGCGGTTCTACGACGAGTTGGGACGGGGAGAGGTTTCTGCTTCCTCCTCCTCGTCCTCGGCCTGGAAGGCCTGGGACGCGACGCGGGCGGAGCGCGAGGCCACGTACATGGCGGAGAACCGGGAGGCCGCGGGGGTGGGAGAGCGGGCGGAGGAAGATCTCGAGAGCGGGGGATACGAGAAGGTCGCCCTTGCTCTGATGCGGGCCATCGCGCGTGACGAGCGGGCCACGCTGATCCTCAACGTCCGTAATCGCACGACGCTTTCGGCGCTGGACGGTGACGCGGTGATCGAGGTGCCGTGCTCCGTGGACGCGAACGGCGCCCACCCCATGGCGGTGGATCCGCTGCCCTTGCACGCGACGGGTCTGGTGTGCGCGGTCAAGGCGGTCGAGCGGGAGGTCCTCGCGGCGGCGTCCAGCGGCTCACGCGCCACCGCGGTGAAGGCGTTCGCGCTGCATCCGCTGGTGGATTCGGTGGCGGTGGCGCGGCGGTTGGTGGAGGGGTACCGGGGGGTGCATCCGGGGCTGGCTTATCTGAACGGGGCGTAG
- a CDS encoding carboxymuconolactone decarboxylase family protein has protein sequence MDARLNCLASPTAGKALKYFMSAGKALKESSLPAATQELVALRVSQINGCAACIDMHTKEAAAAGETAVRLNLLVAWREATVFTEAERAALELAEQGTRVADAGTGVSDEVWARAAKHYDEEQLTALVILVSFMNTVNRLNIITQYPAGDYKVGQLH, from the coding sequence ATGGACGCGCGACTGAACTGCCTCGCAAGCCCGACCGCCGGCAAGGCCCTCAAGTACTTCATGTCGGCGGGCAAGGCGCTCAAGGAGTCGTCGCTGCCGGCCGCGACGCAGGAGTTGGTGGCGCTGCGCGTGAGCCAGATCAACGGCTGCGCCGCCTGCATCGACATGCACACCAAGGAGGCCGCCGCGGCCGGGGAGACCGCGGTGCGGCTGAACCTGCTGGTGGCGTGGCGGGAGGCCACCGTCTTCACCGAGGCCGAGCGGGCCGCGCTGGAGCTCGCGGAGCAGGGGACCCGCGTCGCGGACGCGGGCACCGGGGTCAGCGACGAGGTGTGGGCGCGGGCCGCCAAGCACTACGACGAGGAGCAGCTCACCGCCCTGGTGATCCTGGTGTCCTTCATGAACACGGTGAACCGGCTCAACATCATCACCCAGTACCCGGCCGGGGACTACAAGGTCGGTCAGTTGCACTGA
- a CDS encoding RNA polymerase sigma-70 factor, giving the protein MSKVEEFEELRPLLFSIAYRILGSVGEAEDAVQETWLRFDGSATRPTSTKAFLSAAVTRISIDVLRSARVRREEYVGPWFPEPLLTDPYQDPARSAELADSVSMAALLLLERLSPLERSVFVLREVFGFGFDEVAAAVGRSEAACRQLLVRARRHMRDGRPRFAADRQERQELATRFLDALREGDVVGLQGLLAADVSMVGDGGGKAPQLARAVMGAENVARLLASVYPLLTRIDVTFEPHEVNGQPGAVFRDRDGKVLHTLALDVLDGQIQTIRSVINPDKLSHLGPVADAWAIDREVREARRRTK; this is encoded by the coding sequence GTGAGCAAGGTCGAGGAGTTCGAGGAGCTGCGCCCGCTGCTGTTCTCGATCGCGTACCGGATTCTGGGCAGCGTGGGCGAGGCCGAGGACGCGGTGCAGGAGACCTGGCTGCGCTTCGACGGCTCGGCGACCCGGCCCACGTCGACCAAGGCGTTCCTGTCCGCCGCGGTGACGCGGATCTCGATCGACGTACTGCGCTCCGCACGGGTGAGGCGGGAGGAGTACGTCGGTCCTTGGTTCCCGGAGCCGCTGCTCACCGACCCCTATCAGGACCCGGCACGCTCGGCGGAGCTGGCCGACTCGGTGTCGATGGCGGCGCTGCTGCTTCTGGAGCGGCTCAGCCCGCTGGAGCGCTCGGTGTTCGTGCTGCGGGAGGTGTTCGGCTTCGGCTTCGACGAGGTCGCCGCGGCGGTGGGGCGGTCGGAGGCGGCGTGCCGGCAGCTCCTCGTACGGGCGCGGCGGCACATGCGGGACGGACGGCCTCGGTTCGCAGCGGATCGCCAGGAGCGGCAGGAGCTGGCGACGCGGTTCCTCGACGCCCTCCGGGAAGGCGATGTGGTCGGCCTGCAGGGTCTGCTCGCCGCCGACGTGTCGATGGTCGGGGACGGCGGCGGCAAGGCCCCGCAGCTGGCCAGGGCCGTCATGGGCGCCGAGAACGTGGCCCGGCTGCTCGCCTCCGTCTACCCCCTGCTGACCCGGATCGACGTGACGTTCGAGCCGCACGAGGTCAACGGCCAGCCCGGGGCGGTCTTCCGCGACCGGGACGGCAAGGTGCTCCACACCTTGGCCCTCGATGTGCTCGACGGCCAGATCCAGACCATCCGCTCGGTGATCAACCCCGACAAGCTCAGCCACCTCGGGCCGGTCGCCGACGCCTGGGCCATCGACCGCGAGGTGCGGGAGGCACGCCGGCGGACGAAGTGA
- a CDS encoding DUF397 domain-containing protein, which produces MSTYELAWFKSSYSGDSGDDCVEVALDWHKSSYSSGSSGDCVEVAACPATIHVRDSKNTQGPQLALSPTSWAQFVGFAARG; this is translated from the coding sequence ATGAGCACCTACGAACTGGCCTGGTTCAAGAGCAGCTACAGCGGAGACTCCGGCGACGACTGCGTCGAAGTCGCCCTCGATTGGCACAAGTCGAGCTACAGCAGCGGATCCAGCGGCGACTGCGTCGAGGTCGCCGCCTGCCCCGCCACCATCCACGTACGCGACTCCAAGAACACGCAGGGCCCCCAGCTGGCCCTCTCCCCCACCTCCTGGGCCCAGTTCGTGGGGTTCGCCGCGCGCGGCTGA
- a CDS encoding (2Fe-2S) ferredoxin domain-containing protein, with product MSPVIAIGSAAARPCTLVVCRGCCCGNARKNPGIDHEWQLARLRAAAAESAGRFAVRTSECLGPCGQANIIVVQPSAAGRRKGGRAAWVGFAVDDESLDEIIAWAEAGGPGFAQPSATLELQLVEPGKA from the coding sequence ATGAGCCCCGTCATCGCCATCGGATCCGCCGCCGCAAGGCCCTGCACGCTCGTCGTCTGCCGAGGCTGCTGCTGCGGAAACGCCCGCAAGAACCCCGGCATCGACCACGAATGGCAACTGGCGCGGCTGCGGGCCGCCGCCGCAGAGTCGGCGGGCCGGTTCGCCGTACGGACGAGTGAGTGCCTCGGGCCCTGCGGACAGGCGAACATCATCGTCGTACAGCCGTCCGCGGCAGGACGCCGCAAAGGCGGCCGAGCCGCATGGGTCGGCTTCGCCGTCGACGACGAATCGCTCGACGAGATAATCGCCTGGGCCGAGGCCGGCGGGCCCGGGTTCGCTCAGCCGTCGGCCACCCTGGAGCTGCAGCTGGTCGAGCCCGGGAAGGCCTGA
- a CDS encoding helix-turn-helix transcriptional regulator has product MTDCNNSSEPEPNDSLQTFGAVLQGFREHAGLTQQELAPLVGYSAHFVASVEQGRRLPPEDFVERAEVALNAHGILRKAARKVGRQPGLAAWFRKWAGLEELAISLYTYECRVVPGLLQTAAYARTLFDNRVPLLTDDQIETQLTARQERQRMLRERQNTAFCFILDEHVLLRRTGGTEVADELTAHLLDLTALRNVEIQVMPLSRGVHAGMNGPMRLLEVPENQWFGYIEGQETGQLISEPKTISVLQMRYAKLRSQALTPEDSVSLLKQPRGAL; this is encoded by the coding sequence ATGACCGACTGCAACAACTCAAGTGAACCCGAACCGAACGACAGCCTCCAGACATTCGGCGCGGTCCTTCAAGGCTTTCGCGAACACGCGGGCCTCACCCAGCAGGAGTTGGCCCCACTCGTCGGCTACTCGGCGCACTTCGTGGCCTCCGTGGAGCAGGGCAGACGACTACCTCCGGAGGATTTCGTGGAGCGCGCCGAGGTGGCACTGAACGCACACGGAATCCTGCGCAAGGCGGCCAGGAAGGTGGGGCGGCAGCCAGGTCTCGCTGCCTGGTTCCGCAAGTGGGCGGGGCTCGAAGAGCTGGCGATCAGCCTGTACACGTACGAATGCCGGGTCGTCCCAGGCCTGTTGCAGACGGCGGCCTACGCGCGGACGCTCTTCGACAACCGCGTGCCCCTGCTCACGGACGACCAGATCGAGACCCAACTGACCGCCCGCCAGGAGCGACAGCGCATGCTGCGCGAGCGACAGAACACCGCCTTCTGCTTCATCCTCGACGAGCACGTGCTGCTGCGCCGCACGGGAGGCACGGAGGTCGCCGATGAACTCACCGCCCACCTACTGGACTTGACCGCCCTGCGGAACGTCGAGATTCAGGTCATGCCGCTGTCGCGAGGCGTGCATGCCGGGATGAACGGCCCCATGCGGCTCCTTGAGGTCCCGGAGAATCAGTGGTTCGGCTACATCGAGGGACAGGAGACCGGCCAGCTCATCTCCGAGCCGAAAACGATCAGTGTGCTCCAGATGCGGTATGCGAAACTGCGCTCGCAGGCCCTCACCCCCGAGGACTCCGTGAGCCTGCTGAAGCAACCGCGAGGAGCGCTATGA
- a CDS encoding NADP-dependent oxidoreductase → MSKAYVFTRHGGPEVEAFVEQAPPEPGPGQLLVAVRAAGVNPVDWKLRAGKRRPGSPPAAFPEVLGSEVAGVVERVGEGVEGFAVGDAVFGNPVTGGYTEHTLLPVSIATHKPEGLTFTEAAALPVAAATAYDGVRQLGLPAGATLLITGVGGGVGVAAAQLARHFGIRVVGTASAGKKDFVESLGAIHVTPGPDLAERVRAAAPGGQVDAVFDLVGGADVVAVAPLLTDRAKLITAAAKETIAELGGAPVARARTSEVLDAVARLAVDGVLRTEVSATYPLDRADEALRAVESGHARGKIVIEVSA, encoded by the coding sequence ATGTCCAAGGCGTACGTATTCACCCGGCACGGCGGTCCTGAAGTGGAGGCCTTCGTCGAGCAGGCGCCCCCGGAGCCCGGCCCCGGTCAACTCCTCGTCGCGGTACGGGCGGCCGGGGTCAACCCCGTCGACTGGAAGCTGCGGGCGGGCAAGCGTCGGCCGGGCTCGCCGCCCGCCGCGTTCCCCGAGGTCCTGGGCAGCGAGGTCGCCGGTGTGGTCGAGCGGGTGGGCGAAGGCGTCGAGGGATTCGCCGTCGGTGACGCGGTGTTCGGCAACCCGGTCACGGGCGGGTACACCGAGCACACGCTCCTCCCCGTGTCGATCGCCACGCACAAGCCGGAGGGCCTGACGTTCACGGAGGCCGCCGCGCTGCCGGTCGCGGCGGCGACGGCGTACGACGGTGTGCGTCAGCTCGGCCTGCCCGCCGGGGCGACGCTCCTGATCACCGGGGTCGGCGGCGGGGTCGGGGTGGCCGCGGCGCAGTTGGCGCGGCACTTCGGCATCCGGGTCGTCGGCACGGCGAGCGCGGGCAAGAAGGATTTCGTCGAGTCCCTGGGCGCGATCCACGTGACGCCGGGTCCCGATCTGGCGGAACGGGTGCGGGCCGCGGCACCGGGCGGGCAGGTGGACGCGGTCTTCGACCTGGTCGGCGGCGCGGACGTGGTGGCCGTCGCACCACTCCTGACCGACCGCGCGAAGCTGATCACGGCGGCGGCCAAGGAGACGATCGCAGAACTGGGCGGGGCGCCGGTCGCACGGGCCCGGACCAGCGAGGTCCTTGACGCGGTTGCGCGGCTCGCCGTCGACGGCGTACTGCGGACCGAGGTGTCGGCGACGTACCCGCTCGACCGCGCCGACGAGGCGCTGCGGGCCGTGGAGAGCGGCCACGCCCGCGGGAAGATCGTGATCGAGGTGAGCGCGTGA